Proteins encoded within one genomic window of bacterium:
- the hrcA gene encoding heat-inducible transcriptional repressor HrcA, with protein sequence MNQECLDARQREVLRSVVAHFIGTNEPIGSRTASKITGLGLSPASIRNVMADLEEAGYICQTHASSGRIPTDKGYRYFVDNLMSSETLTPDEKRSIEGHYDDQSLSIDDLLTKTSELLSTFTGQTGIASLVDLSGIACRRVDFIHIHDRRILAVIVAESGIVTNKVITLDEEIPQEQLDKLARLVNDRFKGHSLLNIREQIQTQIKDERRHFDLLLDLALRVSKEAFPTRKEAEKLYVGTMQNIIHNEDSRDLERLKALLIAMEEKSRLIRILNECLSGGPKIFIGKECDIQDLNDCSLVAGSYECNNQVLGTVGVLGPTRMQYARLMAIVDFTAKLTSRLLSRL encoded by the coding sequence GTGAACCAAGAATGCCTTGACGCTCGGCAGCGAGAGGTGCTTAGGAGCGTCGTTGCGCACTTCATAGGCACAAACGAGCCCATCGGCTCCAGAACTGCCTCGAAGATAACGGGGTTGGGGCTCAGTCCAGCATCAATAAGGAACGTAATGGCCGATCTGGAGGAAGCGGGCTACATCTGCCAGACGCACGCCTCGTCCGGGCGAATCCCGACCGACAAGGGCTATCGGTATTTCGTTGACAACCTGATGTCCAGCGAGACGCTTACCCCTGACGAGAAGAGATCGATCGAGGGACATTATGATGACCAATCGCTTTCCATAGATGATCTGCTGACGAAGACCTCGGAGCTTCTATCCACGTTCACGGGGCAGACTGGCATCGCCTCGCTGGTGGACCTTTCTGGCATTGCTTGCCGGCGCGTGGACTTCATCCACATTCATGACCGCCGGATTCTGGCCGTCATCGTCGCGGAGAGCGGCATCGTGACCAACAAAGTCATAACACTTGACGAGGAGATACCCCAGGAGCAGCTGGACAAGCTGGCTCGGCTGGTCAACGACCGTTTCAAGGGCCACTCCCTTTTGAATATCCGGGAGCAGATTCAAACTCAGATAAAGGATGAGCGCCGGCATTTCGACCTGTTGCTCGACCTTGCCCTGCGGGTATCGAAGGAGGCTTTCCCGACCAGGAAAGAGGCGGAGAAGCTCTACGTGGGGACGATGCAGAACATAATTCACAACGAGGATTCCAGGGACTTAGAGCGACTCAAGGCCCTCTTGATAGCGATGGAGGAGAAGTCGCGGCTGATCAGGATACTGAATGAATGTCTATCCGGTGGGCCAAAGATATTCATAGGCAAGGAGTGCGACATCCAGGACCTTAACGATTGCTCGCTTGTCGCAGGGTCATACGAGTGCAACAATCAGGTGCTCGGAACTGTTGGAGTATTAGGGCCCACGCGGATGCAATACGCGAGGCTGATGGCGATTGTGGATTTCACGGCAAAGCTCACGAGCCGTCTTCTTTCGAGGTTGTGA